One Curtobacterium sp. MCLR17_032 genomic window carries:
- a CDS encoding APC family permease, giving the protein MATTTKTERDPGQQTELRRVIGPKLLLLFIVGDILGTGVYALTGQVAAEVGGAAWLPFLIAFSVALLTAFSYLELVTKYPQTAGAALYVHKAFGVHFVTFIVTFIVMCSGITSASTASRAFAANLGVGFGLELPNTVVMLIAMGFMLAVMAVNFRGVSESVKTNVVLTLVELSGLVLVILVGFTAIAGGNADFSRVVMFETPEDKSLLLSISTATSLAFFAMVGFEDSVNMAEETKDPSRIFPRVMLTGLGITAVIYVLVSICAVAVVPIGELAGNETPLVTVVQTAAPDFPIGAVLPFISMFAVANTALINMMMASRLLYGMSKQGVLPGFLGRVSPARRTPSNAIVFTTLISLALIGWVSLDPESPIVVILGGTTSLLLLAVFAVVNTSVLALRRDKVDHKHFKAGVVIPVIGVVACLWLVLPFSSGRAWEQYQIAGALLALGIVLWLVTWFTHGRKTAEKAPTGMVTEPTAVQRDTREDHDR; this is encoded by the coding sequence ATGGCGACCACGACGAAGACCGAGCGCGACCCGGGGCAGCAGACCGAGCTCCGCCGTGTGATCGGTCCGAAACTCCTGCTGCTGTTCATCGTCGGTGACATCCTCGGCACCGGCGTCTACGCCCTCACCGGGCAGGTCGCGGCCGAGGTCGGTGGTGCCGCGTGGCTGCCGTTCCTCATCGCCTTCTCGGTGGCGCTGCTCACGGCGTTCTCGTACCTCGAGCTCGTCACGAAGTACCCGCAGACGGCGGGAGCGGCGCTGTACGTGCACAAGGCGTTCGGCGTCCACTTCGTCACGTTCATCGTGACGTTCATCGTGATGTGTTCCGGCATCACCTCGGCGTCGACGGCGTCCCGGGCGTTCGCTGCGAACCTCGGCGTCGGCTTCGGCCTGGAGCTGCCGAACACCGTGGTGATGCTCATCGCGATGGGGTTCATGCTCGCGGTGATGGCGGTGAACTTCCGCGGCGTCAGCGAGAGCGTGAAGACGAACGTGGTGCTGACCCTCGTCGAGCTCTCCGGTCTGGTGCTCGTGATCCTGGTCGGCTTCACCGCGATCGCGGGCGGCAACGCGGACTTCTCGCGCGTCGTGATGTTCGAGACGCCGGAGGACAAGAGCTTGCTGCTGAGCATCTCGACGGCGACGTCCCTGGCCTTCTTCGCGATGGTCGGCTTCGAGGACTCGGTGAACATGGCCGAGGAGACGAAGGACCCCTCGCGGATCTTCCCCCGCGTCATGCTCACGGGTCTCGGCATCACCGCCGTGATCTACGTCCTGGTGTCGATCTGCGCCGTGGCCGTCGTGCCGATCGGTGAACTCGCCGGCAACGAGACGCCGCTGGTCACCGTCGTGCAGACCGCCGCCCCGGACTTCCCGATCGGTGCCGTCCTGCCGTTCATCTCGATGTTCGCCGTCGCCAACACCGCGCTGATCAACATGATGATGGCGTCCCGACTGCTCTACGGCATGAGCAAGCAGGGCGTGCTGCCGGGCTTCCTCGGCCGGGTCTCCCCCGCCCGCCGCACCCCGTCGAACGCGATCGTCTTCACGACCCTCATCTCGCTGGCCCTGATCGGCTGGGTGTCGCTCGACCCGGAGTCGCCCATCGTGGTGATCCTGGGCGGGACGACCTCGCTGCTGCTGCTCGCGGTGTTCGCCGTCGTGAACACCTCGGTGCTGGCACTGCGACGCGACAAGGTCGACCACAAGCACTTCAAGGCCGGGGTCGTGATCCCGGTGATCGGGGTCGTCGCCTGCCTGTGGCTCGTGCTGCCGTTCTCGTCCGGCCGCGCGTGGGAGCAGTACCAGATCGCCGGCGCGCTGCTGGCTCTGGGCATCGTGCTCTGGCTCGTCACGTGGTTCACCCACGGTCGGAAGACCGCCGAGAAGGCGCCGACCGGCATGGTGACCGAACCGACCGCGGTGCAGCGGGACACCCGGGAGGACCACGACCGCTGA